The following are encoded in a window of Sphaerisporangium siamense genomic DNA:
- a CDS encoding RNA polymerase sigma factor produces MYRETYGRITAYAARRCVSPQDAADVVAETFAVAWRRIGEVPEGEQATLWLYGVARKVLANHYRGEVRRQALSVELDAEMADLYGTAPDSGVELTAIAQIFRTLPDADRELLSLVAWEGLDRRQIATVLGLSRNAVRVRLHRARRRFARALAEADVRFAPESRLNPTEGRFS; encoded by the coding sequence GTGTACCGAGAGACATATGGCCGGATCACGGCATACGCGGCCCGTCGCTGTGTCTCGCCGCAGGACGCGGCGGACGTCGTGGCGGAGACCTTCGCCGTCGCCTGGCGGCGCATCGGCGAAGTGCCGGAGGGAGAGCAGGCCACGCTGTGGCTGTACGGCGTGGCGCGCAAGGTGCTGGCCAATCACTATCGGGGCGAGGTGCGCCGCCAGGCCCTCAGCGTGGAGCTCGACGCCGAGATGGCCGACCTGTACGGGACCGCGCCCGACAGCGGGGTCGAGCTGACGGCGATCGCGCAGATCTTCCGCACCCTGCCCGACGCCGACCGGGAACTGTTGTCCCTGGTCGCCTGGGAGGGGTTGGACCGGCGGCAGATCGCCACCGTGCTCGGCCTGTCGCGCAACGCCGTACGCGTCAGGCTCCACCGCGCCCGCAGGCGCTTCGCCCGCGCGCTCGCCGAGGCGGACGTGCGTTTCGCACCGGAAAGCCGGCTGAACCCGACCGAGGGACGGTTCTCATGA